In Leptospira harrisiae, a genomic segment contains:
- a CDS encoding Hpt domain-containing protein — protein MNDPEDRAWLKEMITSLLENMATRIENLNRLLVSKEPKDLQAELHQIKGVAANFGLAALSEVVVKAEGFAKTGEIESSVEEGKKIAAIWESTRQELEKKFST, from the coding sequence ATGAACGATCCAGAGGACCGAGCCTGGTTAAAAGAGATGATCACCTCTCTTTTAGAAAATATGGCAACTCGGATTGAAAATCTAAATCGTCTTTTGGTCTCCAAAGAACCAAAGGACCTTCAGGCAGAGTTACACCAAATCAAAGGTGTGGCCGCAAATTTTGGATTGGCAGCTCTTTCCGAGGTTGTGGTCAAAGCGGAAGGTTTTGCAAAAACTGGCGAGATAGAATCTTCTGTCGAAGAAGGAAAAAAAATCGCTGCGATTTGGGAATCTACCAGACAAGAATTAGAAAAAAAGTTTTCTACTTAA
- a CDS encoding HlyD family efflux transporter periplasmic adaptor subunit, whose protein sequence is MFKKFKNIKETDSNWESRHSASYYDELLKHPAPNWERKGIYLISVFFVCFILFLVFGRVDVVVQASGSIRPKGNYHVVEALETGTLTNLYVKSGDFLKKGDPIMELEFSEQQIELSKDSNNLDYEEKKLQRLVRNKREAEKILKNLANNLENNSGSSLSGGVLNKFVSLKKAYMDFQNGVGAKFIYDQSLLEFNEEFGNLKDEIQREENIISSLRGDTKLKRERVANAIIRMPFSGIIGELSVNNVGQNIIRGQTVASLMEEGQPLEAIVEVSSKDIGAVRIGLSSVIKVKAFHQNDFGVVEGTVSQIIPNTKEKDSFSVVLVLGTQDLNQDGKEFQLFPGLKVIADIVIDRKSIYQILFRYADPRN, encoded by the coding sequence ATGTTTAAAAAATTCAAAAACATAAAAGAAACAGATTCAAATTGGGAATCAAGACATTCTGCATCTTATTATGATGAGTTATTAAAACATCCTGCACCAAATTGGGAACGAAAGGGTATTTATCTAATTTCCGTATTCTTTGTATGTTTTATTCTTTTTTTAGTTTTTGGAAGAGTAGATGTTGTGGTGCAAGCATCAGGATCCATCCGACCCAAGGGGAATTACCATGTGGTGGAAGCATTAGAAACGGGTACACTTACAAATTTATACGTAAAGTCTGGCGATTTTCTTAAAAAAGGAGATCCCATTATGGAGTTAGAGTTTTCAGAACAACAAATTGAATTATCGAAAGATTCCAATAACTTAGATTATGAAGAAAAAAAGTTACAACGTTTGGTTCGAAATAAAAGGGAAGCAGAAAAAATATTAAAAAATTTAGCTAATAATTTGGAAAACAATTCTGGCTCTTCTTTGTCAGGCGGTGTTTTAAATAAATTTGTAAGTTTAAAAAAAGCGTATATGGATTTTCAAAATGGCGTTGGTGCAAAATTCATCTACGATCAAAGTTTATTAGAGTTTAATGAAGAGTTTGGAAATTTAAAAGATGAAATCCAAAGGGAAGAAAATATCATTTCAAGTCTTCGAGGTGACACAAAGTTAAAAAGGGAAAGAGTTGCTAATGCCATTATTAGAATGCCATTTTCTGGAATCATTGGTGAACTTTCTGTTAACAACGTTGGGCAAAACATTATACGAGGACAAACAGTAGCTTCCTTGATGGAGGAAGGCCAACCATTAGAAGCCATTGTTGAAGTTAGCAGTAAAGACATTGGTGCAGTTCGTATTGGTTTATCTTCTGTTATTAAAGTCAAAGCATTCCATCAAAATGATTTTGGTGTCGTAGAAGGAACTGTTTCTCAAATCATTCCAAATACAAAAGAAAAGGATTCATTTTCTGTAGTTTTAGTTTTAGGTACACAGGACTTAAACCAAGACGGTAAAGAATTTCAATTGTTCCCAGGCTTAAAGGTTATTGCAGATATTGTCATTGATCGGAAAAGTATTTATCAAATTTTATTTCGTTATGCGGATCCTAGGAATTAA
- a CDS encoding DUF6938 domain-containing protein, with product MFGLETGFLSKQTAGLIRGILQKRYSIGNTTVPLFSSPSPLYPGLDLISDKGNEPLQKRLVVGTIRMGYGHHRMALSVYSFSLKKQIPTYLHDLLAIKSPEATAIADIDSGYSYFSRLSAEIGGPAEWLWGQLMSQGNLTSLELSNQLAELYKGLMNGIPTESPIITTYPLNGQIAVTSGFQKTIHLVCDNYPQYYLLVPGALNLVQSPSAYSKFIQMGVPKENIAVAGHWVSEDIVTNAVTDSENRVRRIDAKKCRRFLIPIGGAGAQKGYVLDLIRLSKKHLQNKKAVFWINTGDHTKVLKAIEEYLIVQKIPYLSINTWEDLIQFIKRHPLRSEDHENNPPVVVFHFPTHTEAFSATERLIRVSDVLITKPSELAFYPVPKLFIRRVGDHEAASVIRSLELGEGTVECREATHAKELVHIFTESDDLLLRMNESVIRNTLEGIYNGSKAAVEMATAS from the coding sequence ATGTTCGGCCTGGAAACCGGCTTTTTATCCAAACAAACCGCAGGTCTCATTCGCGGAATCCTCCAAAAACGTTATTCCATAGGCAATACAACCGTTCCTTTATTCTCTTCCCCTTCTCCTCTTTATCCAGGTTTAGACCTCATCTCAGACAAAGGCAACGAACCTCTCCAAAAACGATTGGTTGTGGGAACCATTCGTATGGGATATGGCCACCACCGGATGGCTCTTTCTGTTTATTCTTTTTCTTTAAAAAAACAAATTCCCACCTACTTACATGACCTACTTGCCATCAAATCTCCGGAGGCCACAGCAATAGCCGACATTGATTCGGGTTACAGTTATTTTTCAAGACTGAGTGCTGAAATTGGTGGTCCAGCCGAATGGCTTTGGGGGCAGCTTATGTCTCAAGGAAATCTCACTTCCTTAGAACTTTCAAACCAATTGGCAGAACTTTACAAGGGACTCATGAATGGAATCCCAACAGAGTCCCCTATCATCACCACATACCCGTTAAATGGTCAGATTGCCGTAACCTCAGGATTTCAAAAAACGATCCATCTTGTTTGTGATAACTACCCTCAATATTATTTATTAGTTCCGGGTGCACTCAACTTAGTCCAATCTCCTTCAGCATATTCCAAATTCATCCAAATGGGAGTTCCGAAAGAGAACATTGCTGTGGCTGGACATTGGGTTTCTGAGGACATTGTGACAAATGCAGTGACAGATAGTGAAAATCGTGTTCGAAGAATTGATGCAAAAAAATGTAGAAGGTTTCTTATCCCCATCGGTGGGGCTGGTGCACAAAAAGGATATGTTTTAGATTTAATAAGGCTTTCTAAAAAACACCTACAGAACAAAAAAGCAGTCTTTTGGATTAATACTGGAGATCATACAAAAGTATTAAAAGCCATAGAAGAATATTTGATTGTTCAAAAAATTCCTTACTTATCAATCAATACTTGGGAAGATTTAATTCAATTTATCAAACGTCATCCTTTACGTTCTGAAGATCATGAAAACAATCCACCAGTTGTAGTATTTCATTTTCCAACCCATACAGAAGCTTTTTCAGCTACTGAAAGATTGATTCGTGTTTCTGATGTTCTTATCACAAAACCATCGGAACTTGCATTTTATCCTGTTCCTAAACTTTTTATTCGCAGAGTGGGAGATCATGAAGCGGCTTCAGTGATTCGCTCCTTAGAACTTGGTGAAGGAACAGTGGAATGTAGAGAAGCAACGCACGCAAAAGAACTCGTACATATTTTTACTGAATCAGATGATTTATTACTCAGAATGAACGAGTCTGTGATTAGGAATACTTTAGAAGGAATTTATAACGGAAGCAAGGCGGCTGTTGAAATGGCAACCGCAAGTTAA
- a CDS encoding ATP-binding cassette domain-containing protein, with protein sequence MKKNTKEIPASIAEDEFLSKLSLTDLKKFLGSFEFRSFVANDRVGGNEHEPTPILIVETGRIQVKLKINEKELLIKTLTEGSFYGISEFTSDSLKKQLFQVEENSKVRVLSPFQFLKFIESDKTRKQLWNEYKENVQLRDELRIHPYFRKLSNLEIQDIAKVLVKRKINSGQILMKEGSKSSSLFFIRSGRFKVTKSTWQKDYFSFVEAGSVLGEMGVLEKKARNATVTAVEESFVYELSSKDAINFFKKSESLLITIRSIMSERKLNLGDGSEEDKFETSTIYEADKFHFLPKLKFSPPLRNQLRFPFLFQDGKSQSGDVCRKMIFRYWGYSFADYDADPAFPDFDPDIRPKHWKSSFGEEKGDCYFVNWKEHELELINIPTIGFIENSRYVIVKSIEKKKVVILDPEFGEVNLSRDEWEQKSSNVVIYFIPKEKPDQKWEWKNKFFSGLAEYFLPAIKYLKAGIIASFVIKGLEVFIPLVNLYLIDAVLLQENKEFFFPVIITVVLLTFSQSFLAYFRSNVIFFTSNRVNQTIAIRFLVKLISLPISFFERNRKGEILNRWEEIESVILFFSDQGAMKFFDLIFSSFVFIIFLFLSPVLLIIIGFLILPEMLILRALTPKVIEETKKESLKKSETLSYFIETINGFETIKNLGATYSHRWDFEKRLTTQLNSEGKKLFYSNLLFTNTEFFKQITVVIVMLVGSILILNDKMTLGTLYAIIGLVAYIRNPIVSLYTDFLKFQKANVSWNRLRSFESLDSEITDRDNLFKVDLPEVKGNIEFSNLSFSYDSQKPDAGIRNLKIKIQAGKKVAFVGRSGSGKSTILKLILGLYNPQEGEIIIDDVSLDEIWLPSLRTKIGVLFQENPLIAGTVRENISITKPEATLSEVVDAAKLACIHDDIVKLPLGYDTEISERGFIFSGGQKQRVSLARLFLQKPSLLLLDEPTASLDKETEARILSHINSVFANSTIVTVAHRLDTIRNYDQIFVLERGKLEGKGTHKELLSKSGIYQLLHSKQEAIR encoded by the coding sequence TTGAAGAAAAATACAAAAGAGATTCCTGCTTCTATAGCCGAGGATGAGTTTTTATCAAAGCTTTCACTTACAGATTTAAAAAAGTTTCTTGGTTCATTTGAATTTAGATCATTTGTTGCAAATGATCGTGTTGGTGGAAACGAACATGAACCAACTCCTATCCTCATTGTTGAAACTGGAAGAATACAAGTTAAATTAAAAATTAATGAAAAAGAACTTTTAATTAAAACTTTAACAGAAGGTTCCTTTTATGGAATTTCAGAGTTTACCTCCGATTCGTTGAAGAAACAACTTTTCCAAGTGGAAGAGAATTCAAAGGTACGTGTATTATCGCCATTTCAATTTCTAAAATTTATTGAGTCGGATAAAACAAGAAAACAGTTATGGAATGAATACAAAGAAAACGTTCAACTCCGAGATGAACTTAGAATTCATCCATATTTTAGAAAATTATCAAATTTAGAAATCCAAGATATCGCCAAGGTACTAGTAAAAAGAAAAATTAATTCTGGGCAAATTCTAATGAAGGAAGGAAGTAAAAGTTCTTCTTTGTTCTTTATTCGATCTGGTCGATTTAAAGTCACCAAATCTACATGGCAAAAAGATTATTTTTCATTCGTAGAAGCCGGCTCCGTGTTAGGTGAGATGGGGGTTTTGGAAAAGAAGGCAAGGAACGCAACAGTTACTGCAGTAGAAGAAAGTTTTGTTTATGAACTTTCTTCGAAAGATGCCATCAACTTTTTTAAAAAATCGGAAAGTTTATTAATTACAATTCGCTCGATTATGAGTGAAAGAAAGTTAAATTTAGGTGATGGTTCGGAAGAAGATAAGTTTGAAACTTCAACAATTTATGAAGCAGACAAATTTCATTTTTTACCCAAACTTAAATTTTCTCCACCACTTAGAAATCAATTACGATTTCCTTTTTTGTTCCAAGATGGCAAATCACAATCTGGTGATGTATGTCGTAAAATGATATTCCGTTATTGGGGATATTCATTTGCAGATTACGATGCTGATCCAGCATTTCCTGACTTTGATCCTGACATCCGGCCTAAACACTGGAAAAGTAGTTTTGGAGAAGAGAAGGGTGATTGTTATTTTGTAAATTGGAAAGAACATGAATTGGAATTAATTAACATTCCAACCATTGGATTTATTGAAAATTCGAGATACGTTATCGTAAAGTCGATAGAAAAAAAGAAAGTGGTCATTTTAGATCCTGAGTTCGGTGAAGTAAACCTGTCGCGAGATGAGTGGGAACAGAAATCATCGAATGTAGTGATTTATTTTATTCCAAAAGAAAAGCCAGATCAAAAATGGGAATGGAAGAATAAATTCTTTTCTGGGTTAGCTGAATATTTTTTACCGGCGATCAAATATTTAAAAGCAGGCATTATTGCCAGTTTTGTGATTAAAGGTTTAGAAGTTTTTATTCCCTTAGTTAACTTGTATTTGATTGATGCAGTTTTGTTACAGGAAAATAAAGAGTTCTTTTTTCCAGTAATTATTACTGTTGTTTTACTTACTTTTTCTCAATCGTTTCTTGCGTATTTCAGATCCAATGTGATTTTTTTTACTAGCAATCGCGTAAATCAAACCATTGCAATTCGATTTTTAGTGAAACTAATTTCATTGCCAATTTCCTTTTTCGAAAGAAACAGAAAAGGAGAGATTTTAAATCGATGGGAAGAAATAGAATCAGTAATTTTATTTTTTTCAGATCAAGGAGCAATGAAATTTTTTGATTTAATTTTCAGTTCCTTTGTCTTTATTATATTTCTTTTTCTTTCACCTGTATTACTGATCATTATTGGATTTTTGATTTTACCTGAGATGCTAATCCTCCGTGCGTTGACACCGAAGGTCATAGAAGAAACAAAAAAAGAATCATTAAAAAAATCAGAAACTTTAAGTTACTTTATCGAAACAATTAATGGTTTTGAGACAATTAAAAATTTGGGTGCTACTTATTCGCATCGTTGGGATTTTGAAAAGCGACTTACGACTCAATTAAATTCAGAGGGTAAAAAGTTATTTTATTCCAATTTACTTTTTACAAATACCGAATTTTTTAAACAAATTACAGTTGTGATTGTCATGTTAGTTGGAAGTATTTTGATACTAAATGATAAAATGACTTTGGGCACTCTTTATGCTATTATTGGGCTTGTGGCTTATATACGAAATCCTATTGTTTCTTTATATACTGATTTTTTAAAATTTCAAAAAGCCAACGTATCTTGGAATAGGCTTCGTAGTTTTGAATCTCTAGATAGTGAGATTACTGACCGTGATAACTTATTCAAAGTTGATTTACCTGAAGTGAAAGGTAACATCGAGTTTAGCAATTTAAGTTTTTCGTATGATAGTCAAAAACCTGACGCTGGAATTCGAAATTTAAAAATTAAAATCCAGGCAGGCAAAAAAGTAGCTTTTGTCGGAAGGAGCGGTAGCGGGAAATCTACGATTTTAAAATTAATTCTAGGTTTATACAATCCGCAAGAAGGGGAAATCATCATTGATGATGTTTCTTTGGATGAGATTTGGTTGCCGAGTTTACGAACAAAAATTGGAGTTTTATTTCAAGAGAATCCTTTGATAGCAGGAACAGTAAGGGAAAATATATCGATTACAAAACCAGAAGCAACTCTCAGCGAAGTAGTTGATGCCGCAAAACTAGCTTGTATCCACGATGATATCGTTAAACTCCCGCTTGGTTATGATACGGAAATTTCTGAGCGTGGATTTATTTTTTCTGGCGGGCAAAAACAGAGAGTTTCACTGGCTCGTTTGTTTTTACAAAAGCCAAGTTTATTATTGTTGGATGAGCCAACAGCTTCCTTGGATAAAGAAACGGAAGCCAGAATTCTGTCTCATATCAATTCAGTGTTTGCAAATTCCACAATAGTTACCGTTGCTCATCGATTGGATACAATTCGAAATTATGATCAAATTTTTGTCTTGGAGAGAGGTAAATTGGAGGGAAAAGGAACGCACAAAGAGTTACTTTCTAAGAGCGGAATTTACCAATTACTTCATTCCAAACAGGAAGCAATCCGATAA
- a CDS encoding peptidase domain-containing ABC transporter, with amino-acid sequence MQSEVRRNLEKIRTVFRSNYLLAELDETERENLLPFIEVRFVRLGQHLIKANQMPDYIHFVLTGRFGMKQNKQDLNLGRYAFVEVGESIGERITLTKTPSKHDYYALEPSIVLLLPTTRFLKLVESHPEIAEKAKRREEEQEKFHYVRKLSFFDELSPEEIKLILKSIQLVKVGQGDFIFSEGEEGDAAYIVRSGKIQIRTENPRKIISIMRSGDILGEIAIFKQQKRLASAVASEDSDLYKIPGAVFRKVIGVEKGNKLEEIVQSRLLRYSTYKAKEKEENTIRPFVSKRFEMRKATKKIYIEQVTTDQLTLVGLVCSELALRAFDKPLPTNWKIRIKNELNRNIVPGIFELAIELEKLGFLTKQQHLSTEQLAELENPVFITDDESVPCLLYLYDKDLDAVLISHPIKGVYELSISQFLNIWDGVILQFSPAPATMSADVSLISFFKELRLLFSPQKSEIRWILVATVFSALLTLSLPYLIRQVVDQVLVFSDRNFLFTLVIGVALAIFFQTLFSLFRNLIAIGLMQSLEYNYFVRFFQHILNLTLPEFRKFETGDFTQRLKENQRILEITQRSGLFLILDLVTLPIYLFILFRLDNSLTFVGLFFLIIYSLFVVRSSAKIKKLQKHSFESKKKTTSFFLSLFAGMPLIKSAAMESRYLSKGLNEIARTILTNLRVGKRVHILELVSKFFEQIGLISVIAFGVSDVLDETLSLGSFLAFLVLYSLLMEPIVRLCHLYEDLSELRESRMRLTEIYSLPGEVVSQRPFGELPRLTGKITLDHISFRYSETSPDILSDINLEIEAGEKIAIVGRSGCGKSTLMRVMMGTLSPSKGKVFVDSFDLSTLDPEEVRIQFGAVEQNPILFSGTIAENLSKKNPSLNKESLLAGAKLASVDLFVDRFPMKYETKIGESGIGLSGGQRQRLAIARALVTNPSILFLDEPTSALDSETESHIQSQWETVFQDRTVIQISHRLHSTVSADKIIVLDEGRIVEMGTHAELITTKGFYYHLFPTLSEGDKDV; translated from the coding sequence ATGCAATCGGAAGTTAGGCGAAATCTTGAAAAAATTCGAACCGTATTTCGCAGTAATTACTTACTTGCGGAATTGGATGAAACGGAAAGAGAAAATCTTTTGCCTTTCATTGAGGTACGTTTTGTTCGATTAGGGCAACACTTAATCAAAGCCAACCAAATGCCTGATTATATCCATTTTGTCTTAACGGGCAGATTTGGAATGAAACAAAACAAACAAGACCTAAATTTAGGTAGGTATGCTTTTGTTGAGGTTGGTGAATCGATTGGAGAAAGAATTACACTTACAAAAACTCCATCAAAACATGATTATTATGCTTTAGAGCCTTCAATAGTTTTATTACTTCCTACAACTCGTTTTTTAAAGTTAGTTGAATCTCATCCCGAGATTGCTGAAAAGGCAAAACGTCGAGAGGAAGAACAAGAAAAATTCCATTACGTTCGTAAACTTAGTTTCTTCGATGAATTATCGCCTGAAGAAATCAAACTCATCCTTAAGTCCATTCAGTTGGTAAAAGTTGGGCAGGGAGATTTTATATTTTCCGAAGGGGAAGAAGGAGATGCTGCTTATATTGTTAGATCTGGAAAAATTCAGATTAGGACAGAAAATCCAAGGAAAATAATCTCCATTATGCGTTCGGGAGATATTCTCGGTGAAATAGCCATCTTCAAACAACAGAAACGTTTAGCAAGTGCCGTTGCTTCAGAGGATTCTGATCTATATAAAATACCCGGTGCTGTTTTTCGTAAGGTCATCGGTGTTGAAAAAGGAAACAAGTTAGAAGAAATAGTTCAATCGCGGTTGTTACGTTATTCAACATACAAAGCAAAAGAAAAAGAAGAAAATACAATCCGGCCATTTGTATCCAAACGTTTTGAAATGCGAAAGGCCACCAAAAAAATCTACATAGAACAAGTGACAACTGACCAACTAACTTTAGTTGGATTAGTTTGCTCTGAATTGGCGTTAAGAGCATTTGATAAACCTTTGCCGACCAATTGGAAAATTAGAATAAAAAATGAATTAAATAGAAATATTGTTCCTGGAATTTTTGAATTAGCGATCGAATTAGAAAAACTTGGGTTTTTAACAAAACAACAACACCTCTCAACAGAACAACTTGCTGAATTGGAAAATCCAGTTTTTATAACTGATGATGAAAGTGTTCCTTGTCTCTTGTACTTATATGATAAAGATTTAGATGCGGTTCTCATCTCACATCCAATCAAGGGAGTGTATGAACTTTCTATATCTCAATTTTTAAATATTTGGGATGGGGTGATACTTCAATTTTCACCTGCGCCAGCAACTATGTCAGCTGATGTCAGTTTGATTAGTTTTTTTAAAGAACTTCGATTGTTGTTTAGTCCTCAAAAAAGTGAAATCCGTTGGATATTGGTAGCTACAGTTTTTTCCGCATTATTGACTTTATCTTTACCGTATTTGATTCGTCAGGTGGTGGATCAGGTATTAGTTTTTTCAGACAGGAATTTTTTATTTACATTAGTGATTGGTGTGGCGCTTGCAATATTTTTCCAAACCTTGTTTTCTCTTTTCCGGAATTTGATTGCAATTGGACTCATGCAAAGTTTGGAATACAATTATTTTGTTCGATTTTTTCAACACATATTGAACTTAACCTTACCTGAATTTAGAAAATTTGAAACAGGAGATTTCACACAAAGGCTAAAAGAAAACCAACGAATACTCGAAATTACACAAAGATCAGGGCTATTTTTGATTTTGGATTTGGTAACTTTGCCAATTTATCTTTTTATTTTATTTCGTTTAGATAATAGCCTTACCTTCGTTGGGTTGTTCTTTTTAATTATATATTCATTGTTTGTTGTTCGTTCCAGTGCAAAAATTAAAAAATTACAAAAACATAGTTTTGAATCTAAAAAGAAAACTACTTCTTTTTTTCTGTCGTTATTTGCAGGAATGCCACTGATTAAATCAGCCGCTATGGAAAGTCGATACCTGTCAAAGGGACTCAATGAAATTGCAAGAACCATTCTCACAAATCTAAGAGTTGGGAAACGGGTCCATATTCTAGAATTGGTGAGTAAGTTTTTTGAACAGATTGGTTTAATTTCTGTCATTGCGTTTGGAGTGAGTGATGTTTTAGATGAAACACTTTCACTTGGAAGTTTTTTGGCATTTCTGGTTCTGTATTCTCTTCTAATGGAACCTATTGTTCGACTATGCCATTTGTATGAAGACTTAAGTGAACTTAGAGAGTCAAGAATGCGACTCACAGAAATATATTCTTTACCTGGAGAAGTTGTCAGCCAACGTCCGTTTGGCGAATTACCAAGGTTAACAGGAAAAATTACTTTAGATCATATTAGTTTTCGTTATTCAGAAACAAGTCCCGATATTCTTTCTGATATTAATTTGGAAATTGAAGCAGGAGAAAAAATAGCCATCGTAGGGAGGAGTGGATGCGGAAAATCAACGTTAATGAGAGTTATGATGGGTACACTTTCACCGAGTAAAGGAAAAGTTTTTGTTGATTCCTTTGACCTCTCTACTTTAGACCCAGAAGAAGTTAGAATTCAATTTGGGGCTGTTGAACAAAATCCAATTTTGTTTTCTGGTACTATTGCAGAAAATTTATCTAAAAAAAATCCATCCTTAAACAAAGAATCACTACTTGCTGGAGCAAAGTTAGCCTCTGTTGATTTATTTGTTGATCGGTTCCCAATGAAGTACGAAACAAAAATTGGAGAGTCTGGAATTGGACTTTCCGGTGGCCAGAGACAAAGGTTAGCTATTGCAAGAGCATTAGTTACAAATCCAAGTATTTTGTTTTTGGATGAACCTACTTCAGCATTAGATTCAGAAACGGAATCACATATTCAGTCTCAATGGGAAACTGTATTCCAAGATAGAACTGTCATTCAAATCTCACATAGACTTCATAGTACAGTTAGTGCTGATAAAATTATTGTGTTAGATGAAGGTCGTATTGTTGAGATGGGAACTCATGCTGAGTTAATTACTACAAAAGGGTTTTATTACCATTTGTTCCCAACTTTAAGCGAAGGGGATAAAGATGTTTAA
- a CDS encoding acetyl-CoA C-acetyltransferase: MEQVYILGGLRSAFGSFGGTLKDMSAVDLGVEVSKAALLKTGVDPSLIEESIFGNVIPTGKDGIYLARHIGLKSGVPIASPALTLNRLCGSGMEAVIQAAKKIMLGEAHTVLAGGVESMSNAPYVVRNARFGVRYGNSEFEDSLATGLTDIYVELPMGMTAENLSDQYKISREEQDLWAATSQERAEEATNKGILKDEIHPITISGKNPIVFDKDEFIKGKAGATKLATLKPAFKKDGTVTAGNASGINDGASALIVASASQAKKLGKEPLAIVKSWGHAGCDPAKMGIGPAIAIPAALQKAGLSLKDIGLFEVNEAFAAQYLAVQKELGLDPKITNVNGGAVAIGHPLGASGNRVTLTLALEMQRRGVKYGVASLCIGGGQGIAIVLENPKA, encoded by the coding sequence ATGGAACAAGTATATATATTGGGCGGACTCAGATCCGCATTCGGTAGTTTTGGCGGAACTCTCAAAGATATGAGTGCCGTAGACCTTGGAGTCGAAGTCTCCAAAGCCGCACTTCTAAAAACCGGTGTGGATCCTTCTCTCATCGAAGAAAGTATTTTTGGGAATGTTATTCCTACAGGAAAAGATGGAATCTATTTAGCACGACATATTGGTTTGAAATCTGGAGTTCCGATAGCAAGCCCGGCACTCACACTCAACAGACTTTGTGGTTCTGGTATGGAGGCTGTCATCCAAGCTGCCAAAAAAATTATGTTGGGAGAAGCACATACAGTTCTCGCTGGTGGTGTTGAATCAATGAGTAACGCGCCTTATGTGGTACGTAATGCAAGATTTGGTGTCCGTTATGGAAATTCTGAATTTGAGGATTCATTGGCCACTGGTTTGACAGACATATATGTTGAACTACCAATGGGAATGACTGCAGAAAATTTATCTGACCAATATAAAATTTCTAGAGAAGAACAAGATCTTTGGGCTGCGACTTCTCAAGAAAGAGCAGAAGAAGCAACAAACAAAGGTATCTTAAAAGATGAGATCCATCCAATTACGATTAGCGGAAAAAATCCAATCGTATTCGATAAAGATGAATTCATTAAAGGAAAGGCTGGTGCTACAAAATTAGCCACATTGAAACCTGCTTTCAAAAAAGATGGAACAGTCACTGCAGGAAATGCATCTGGTATCAACGATGGTGCTTCTGCATTGATTGTGGCTTCTGCTTCCCAAGCAAAAAAATTAGGAAAAGAACCTTTGGCCATTGTGAAATCATGGGGACATGCTGGCTGTGATCCTGCAAAGATGGGAATTGGACCTGCTATTGCAATCCCTGCTGCTTTACAAAAAGCAGGACTCAGTTTAAAAGACATCGGTCTTTTTGAAGTCAACGAAGCATTTGCTGCGCAATATTTGGCAGTCCAAAAAGAACTGGGACTTGATCCTAAAATTACCAATGTGAATGGTGGTGCCGTTGCGATCGGACATCCACTCGGAGCATCTGGAAACCGCGTCACATTGACATTGGCTTTGGAAATGCAAAGACGAGGAGTTAAATACGGTGTCGCCTCACTTTGTATTGGTGGTGGACAAGGGATTGCGATCGTTTTAGAAAACCCGAAAGCATAA
- the lpxA gene encoding acyl-ACP--UDP-N-acetylglucosamine O-acyltransferase has translation MKIHPTAIIDPKAELHESVEVGPFCIIEKDVKIGEGTVIESHVKILSGTRIGKFNKLSSGGSYGGLPQDLAFKPETKTYLEIGDHNHFRENVILHRGTVEGKATTLGHNNYLMGNVHLAHDVIVGDHNIIVQNTMLAGHVVIGDKVFISGSVGVHQFVRVSDYAMLAGLTKVVKDVPPYATVDGHPGAVVSLNVVGMKRAGISADVRLAIKRVYKIIYHSGLNTKQALTELKKDPNPAPEVKKIIEFFETSKRGVVDHRFVSGGSDEE, from the coding sequence ATGAAAATTCACCCCACTGCCATCATCGATCCGAAGGCGGAACTCCATGAGTCCGTAGAAGTAGGACCGTTTTGTATCATTGAGAAAGATGTCAAAATCGGAGAAGGAACCGTCATTGAATCCCATGTCAAAATCCTATCTGGGACACGGATTGGTAAGTTCAACAAACTGTCTTCAGGGGGAAGTTACGGCGGATTACCTCAAGATTTAGCCTTCAAACCGGAAACAAAGACTTATTTGGAAATCGGTGACCATAATCATTTTCGCGAAAATGTCATTTTACACAGAGGAACCGTAGAAGGAAAAGCTACAACCTTAGGACATAATAACTATCTTATGGGAAATGTTCACCTTGCTCATGATGTGATTGTTGGTGATCACAACATTATCGTCCAAAACACGATGCTTGCAGGCCATGTTGTCATTGGCGATAAGGTTTTTATTTCCGGTTCTGTTGGAGTTCATCAATTTGTCAGGGTTTCTGATTATGCTATGTTAGCTGGACTGACAAAAGTAGTAAAAGATGTTCCTCCTTATGCAACTGTAGACGGACATCCTGGAGCAGTCGTTAGTTTGAACGTTGTCGGTATGAAACGCGCAGGAATTTCTGCAGATGTTCGGTTGGCAATCAAACGTGTTTACAAAATCATTTACCACAGTGGCCTTAATACCAAACAAGCTCTGACTGAATTGAAAAAAGATCCAAACCCAGCCCCTGAAGTTAAAAAAATCATTGAATTCTTTGAAACAAGCAAACGCGGAGTAGTCGATCACCGTTTTGTTTCAGGTGGATCTGACGAAGAATGA